The Candidatus Zixiibacteriota bacterium genome segment TCGTGGTCGCCGCGGCGATCTTGGTGTCGGCAACGGCCAGAGAGACCAACAGCGGCCCCAGGAGAATTCCCCCGCCGATTCCGACCATCCCGGAGGGGATCCCGACCGCAACTCCGATCGCAAGCCGGGTCCACCATGAGTCGGATAGCTTCGGCGCAGCGGTCATCCGCTGCTTTTTGCCCCAGAACATGCGGATTGCGATGGCCAACAGTGCTGCGGCCAGAAGCCAGCGGAATGCAGCAGCCGAGATCGGCATCCGCGCCCCGATCGCAGCGCCGACCACTCCCCCGATCAGGATCGGAATCGACAGCCGCCATGACATGTGCCCGGACCGGTGGTAGATGATCGAACCGACACCCGCAGCAACAACGTTCAACCCCCAGGACAAAGGGCGAATCTGGTCAGGATCGTGACTCCAAAAGGAGAGAATCGCAAGGTAAGATGATCCGCCTCCAAGGCCCACGGAGGCGTACGCCGCGGCAGTGAGGAGCAGCACACCAGACAGCAGCACGGTCACCACGCAGCCAGCATACTATGTTCGTCCCCGGAGAGGAATACCGATTGCAGGGGAATCCGGCGTGATACCTGTCTTACTGGACTGTGGCCCTGAAGTTCGGCGGCCGGAGTCCTCTTGTATCAAGTGCGCGTGGACGCTTCCCC includes the following:
- a CDS encoding sulfite exporter TauE/SafE family protein: MTVLLSGVLLLTAAAYASVGLGGGSSYLAILSFWSHDPDQIRPLSWGLNVVAAGVGSIIYHRSGHMSWRLSIPILIGGVVGAAIGARMPISAAAFRWLLAAALLAIAIRMFWGKKQRMTAAPKLSDSWWTRLAIGVAVGIPSGMVGIGGGILLGPLLVSLAVADTKIAAATTSLYVMLSSAAALSAHVAGGGLVDGQRLAVYGLVCMLGAFVGSRYGALKAKPRHLELIFACLILIAAVRLVLIRR